GATCATGTCAGCAGATTCTTCATCAGAAACAGCAAACCTATGTGATTATCACACAATGCATCGGTTTTGGTGTTGGCAATGTCAACGCTAGTTCCACCCTATCAACAAATTAAATTATGCAATAAGATCTGTAACTGTTGTTGAATTTGCTTTTTACCCGAAAATGAAAACACTTTGCTAATATTAGCATCACTCTGTTGCTGTAAAAGTTTAACAACCATAAAATCTAAGGCGATTTCAGCGTTAGAAAACAACGTGCCTATTATAATATCTTCTGCTGCTACCTTATCATTAGTCAAATAATGCAACGTCCAAAGTTGCAAGCTAAAAGCACTTTGTAAAAATTGCATTTTTTTATCGGTAAATGCTTTAACAACAAGATTATCAGTTGATGTTAAAGGGGGTAACCATCGTGACTTTCCAGTGCGCATTAACTGTCGAATTAATGATGCTGGTAGCTTTTGAAATACACTAGGTAAATAAAAAGCTATTTTTCGATAAAATTGTTCAGCCAAAGCAAGTTCAATTTGTTTAGCCTCGTCATTTAGGGCTTTTAACATTAACGCGGCATGCTCACCACTCGCTTGTACTTTTGACAGACCAAGATTAACAATAGTAAACCCATTTTTTTGCCAAAACGACACAATCGCTTGATTTGCAGAAAAACTGGTTGATACAAAATCAACAGATAATTGTTTTGCTTCTGTGGCTACAAAACTAAGAAGTTTACTTCCAACGCCTAATTGTTGCATACCCTCGGGAACAGCAATTCTATTTATGCGCCAATATCGATACTTAAAGGCGTTTTCAACCGATAGATGTCTGAGTAAATATTGCGGAATAAATTGGTTAGTCAATTGCTTTTCATGGTTGATCACCGAAGCAACGTCGTCATTGCTGGCATTGCCTTCTTCAACGATCAACGCTACTGCGTTCACTGAACAGTTTTCTGTTTGATAGCCTATAACAATTCGTACCGCTTCATTGTCGAGCAGTAATTTTAAATCAGACGGCGTGGTTTTATAATGCGCGTTCATGAGCACGGCAAATATTTGTGTCAGTAAGGCATTATCTCTAATTAATTCATTTTTATTCACAAATCGAAACCGTTGTGCCGATGCGTTATGCTTTATTAGTAAAGGCTCGTGGTGGCAATCAAACAAAAAGGTAGCATAAATGAGCGTTTCTAATGGATCATTTTC
The Thalassotalea hakodatensis genome window above contains:
- a CDS encoding GNAT family N-acetyltransferase, with amino-acid sequence MHSTDEVFQWLSSWQPDILAAYERRLIIAEGDLSWQNQIAEIFYNYYDEHDGEVFLWGESQSYLTGNIKNYRHQLGRENDVVIFAEPDFHPDAFAALSGTIKAGGVLLWLKPSTCKTSLFMQRIIDHFTLDPDVVQLTPTMLPKVDTVKKSALEKQSTALKHGCVTLEQQHAVDSILRVASGHRNRPLVLTADRGRGKSTALALASAHLLLQTTQPPTTIIICAPTINAITVFFQQLSLHCPQGTLTKDKFIFQQHVVRFIPIDVLLETKPTCQLLLVDEAAAIPVHLLSTVAEHFKRIVFSSTQHGYEGAGRGFAIKFQRLLANISPQYRAIHIQQPIRWRENDPLETLIYATFLFDCHHEPLLIKHNASAQRFRFVNKNELIRDNALLTQIFAVLMNAHYKTTPSDLKLLLDNEAVRIVIGYQTENCSVNAVALIVEEGNASNDDVASVINHEKQLTNQFIPQYLLRHLSVENAFKYRYWRINRIAVPEGMQQLGVGSKLLSFVATEAKQLSVDFVSTSFSANQAIVSFWQKNGFTIVNLGLSKVQASGEHAALMLKALNDEAKQIELALAEQFYRKIAFYLPSVFQKLPASLIRQLMRTGKSRWLPPLTSTDNLVVKAFTDKKMQFLQSAFSLQLWTLHYLTNDKVAAEDIIIGTLFSNAEIALDFMVVKLLQQQSDANISKVFSFSGKKQIQQQLQILLHNLIC